The segment gctgatgttcgtaacgcacaataatattggttctatatccaccttaaagtataccaatcggatcaaaatcatttctgagtcgattaagctatgtccgtccattcatgtaaaccttgtaatcaaactacaggtcgtggTTTTACATtatcttctattgtaccgtagacgaaacatattgaaaatggtaaacatcggcccattatttcacttagcccccatacaacttaacCCGTCAAATAGGGTTTTTGAATTCATAATtagtatatttaatatacttgtatctagacaaaaagctgcaaaaccaagttccatactagccttattgaccctcatgaactttatattCAAAGGTCCTCATTGGACCCTAGCACCTATAAAATGCCCCCTtcgaaattttacttaattgtccacaattttttcaacaataaatggatTAAGTATAGGTTACAGGTAGGTTAGTGCTTTAGTCTGGTAGGTGGTGGGTTtgattcccacctgtggcactgtttaaggagcacacaacaggcccAATAGAGGAGtatttcggatttgatgtatatacatcctcctttcaaacaaGCTAACTAAGTATATATGAGGCAAGGTATTTTgatttgtaacaggtgtagggtattatatgatcggcctcgACCGAGTATAATTCCTTACTTGTTTTGGATATtggattttaattataattggaCTGAATGTTATTTTGAACTTTTAAGTGATGAGCTAAGTTTGGTACATATGCTCTTTGGAATCAGTGcttataaaaaactgaaaatactaTTTGTGCTTTTTTAGAGATTTAACATAATTAGGAGCTCAAAAGGGAAGTACAATTGTATTAGGTGAGGGATTTAACCTAAACCCAATACAACAATATATAACCTTTTAACCTCTTCCATTTGCTTTGTCCTATTGCAATTTGGCATACGTAAGAATTTTCATCAAATTACatgcgtacatttcatgttcgtatatttcTGATTGCATggcttgaatatttttaatttcgaataatttgtattttataggtAAGCAATACGAAACATTTgtgaatattataaatatgttagcgagttgctgcgtaatattTTCCATGCGaaaaaacattatatttgtctataagctgtaatatgcaatatcatgtaaagacaaatatttttagcaaaaatattaaaaatatttagaatggcaattaaatatattttcattaaatatgtttatattttaatattgcatACGTATGCATAAAATGTCCATTTtggttactaatatatttataattttaatctcTGGTTTCCAATGTTTTGCCTATACCATATACAtagataatattaaaaaattttctgaatctctaaaaaagaataaattcagTTATTTATCTTACTTTAGCTAGAATCTCGTTTACGTTCTGCAAAATTTGGATACCGAGCAAAATTTATTGCTCAATCTATAGCAAAAATTAACGAGTTTGGCGGTATAACATGGTTTGAACGACTACGTTCACTTCCTTATCAAGAAGCGCGACAAGAATTGGTAAAACTTCCTGGAATTGGTTTTAAAGTCGCTGATTGTATATCTTTGATGTCACTTGGTCATTTGCAATCAGTACCGATCGATACACACATCTTTAAAATTGCCCAATCTGTTTATATGCCTCGATTATCTGGTGTCAAAGCTGTGACACccaaaatttatgaagaaatcGCAGAGCATTTTCGTGAGGTTTATGGTCCCTTTGCTGGCTGGACACAGGCGGTAATTACGcaatttattcaataaaataatgtatatttaaagcgaatattaatttaaattttttattaataaatttttaaggttttattttGTTCGGAACttcaacaatttcaaaataaaaatgaagagAATTCATCATCACCAACCAAAAAGAAACGCAACAAAAAAACAGGTATTCGATTTATAGAATctcatttatttcataaatctttaatcaaatattttaataaataaaaatacttattatttaataatttgcgtATACGAATACATAcgagtatgtatatataaattaaacaaaaaaatgttaactatAAAAATGCAATGTGCTCTAATTGTTAAAACTCGcactatttttaattaataaataaagttataaaaaatgtttatcaaaaAAGTGTTTAGTTAAttaactattttatataaaacttactaCACTCAACTTTGAGATATTTGTACTACACAATTTGCCCTTGAAGACTTTGATGCCAAGGCTAGTGTTAAACTTCTTCCGttctattatattattaaatatatgattttagatttaaatatgtgTTTAACCATCACCATGTTGCGTTTGATCTTCTTCAGCATTCTCCATGAGTTTTTCAGCTGCCTGTACCTGTATGTATTTATAGgcattaaaatcattaaatactTGCTGATTTATGACGAATGTTTACATTAAATGTCCTCTGTTTTGAGTCTTTGCTTGTGTCGTTTTCTTGGGGGCTATCAGAACCATCAGTTGTTTTAATAAATGACGAATAAAATGATGAAAAACTTGAACCATCCATGTCGTCACTGTTACCATTGCTGTCCGTATTTggctgtttttaaaattaaaaaaaaatgataattaattagtttgtgtaacttttaaatttaaatagaatgtTATTAATGTATTTGaggtttatttttacttttaaactaTTTGCATTGTGTTGATCTGATACATAGTCACCCATAACGGATGCAATGGGCGAATCTGCAATACCTTTTTTCGATGAATCAGATGGTGCctgcataaatttaaaaaaagtaaaaatcatcaaattatattaatatttatggcGAGAACCTTAAATCATAGTGGTTGTCTGtctatatttttcacaaaatacatttttgaattTGATTATCAATGATTCTCTACTTATCATTATCTTTGTTTGTGTGTACATTAGACATTGACCGCAAAAATTCGATTTAGTGGGGTTAAGACGAACAATATTCCGACATTTTTTTCTTCCCATATAAGATCCGGTCAGTCTAGTGTACATATAAAGACCGAAATTTACTATTAATCAACATAGTTCGCAAATTATTAAACCAGAAAccaaagtaattttaaaatctgTTATGTTATCTGAAAGTTGAATCTGTTGACCTTAATATAAATGTTATGAACAGATTCGGATTCAGCGTAGCTTAATTCGACAGATATCGACTTTTCTAAATTATTGTTGGtctgtgttatttttaataatatatattaaaacataatGTGGGCGATTTCAATTGTGAATTTACATTTCGATCttaaattactaattttaatttatatagtttttatgcaATAACATTCTATAACCTAGTCTGGTTTCTTGTGTGAAAATTGCGGTTGTTAagtgttatttataaatgtctTCTACAAGCTGCAAGTGAACATTTTCACTTTCGATAACGCGAATACTTAAACACTTCCTAGATCAGatgaaaaaatttgcaaatatctGCAGATTCATTAGGCTTGTAAAGATTATAGATAAATCTTTTTCAAATAGCTGTTTTCAAGATACATATACTCATATATTGTTACTACCCCCTTTTATGACATTTCGTTAAAGATTTCTGAAACCAATTTCCAGAAAACTGGTGTATAATGCATACCAACCATTTCGAATTAAAAACAGGATGCTAAAATTCGATAGATTTCAGATTGCACTTGCAACTTGAAGTTATTCCGTAAACTATGAGCAATTTTAATATACACAGTTtgtaaaattacttcacaactCCTCAGTCCGTACCGagacctattttttatatacatatgtatacttctcatgaaaatataatagaatcaattaattgaaatataatcGTTACTACTTGATATTTAAGGCTATAATTTCTGATACAACAAACATACCATATTTGAACCAGGTTCTGCCTTAACAGATGTGGCTTGAGAGGATGGACGTTGTAGTTGGGACGGAGTTATAGAGTGAAACGCTCCTTGTTGTTGGGGTTTAGTAGTGGTCGGTGCCACCATTAGTGTTTGAGCCTGAAGAGTAAGAGAATAGTAAAAACAGTTAATATTGTTATTGAAacgtaatatgtttttttttaatgtaataccGTTTTAAAATCAGTCGATGAACTTGCCTGTTCAGGTGCTAGATTAATGGTGCTGGCAATATTCGAAAAGGATACCGGTTGGTACATCATAGCGGTCGCGGCAGCTGGATGAGTGTAAAATAATGAAGGATGCGGATACATAACACCAGCCATATATTGCAGAGGCAGCGCCTGACTTGAAGTACTGGGAATTTCAGCGGGAGATCGTTTTTGGACTTGATTggcagcagcagctgctgctgcgGCGGCAGTGGCGGGTATATAATAAAATGTGGGAAATAGACTGTGCTGAGGGGTAAAACTACTTTGAGCTATTTGTGCTGTATGCGAGGTAGGTGTGGTGAGACCAACAGAGAAGGGTGGCCAAAGGTTAACGTTGCGCGAACAAGATAGACCTCCAGCATAGGGAATAGTTAAAGCATTGGCACCGAGTGTGGTTTGGagattattgaatattttattgctaGAGCTCGGCTGATTATGATGATCGGTGTATTCACGTTGTATATCCATGAGatttgtatgttgttgttttggctTGTTGGCGTCGCCCTCCCACGAATGTGAACCAACTCTTTTGATTCCGTGTCCCGGGCCAGTATACTCCATTATCTTTTCAGAATTCTTTTTGTTCTTCTCACCACTTCGTCCTCGAGATTCTCTATGCTTCTTAAGCATAAACTTTTCCATTTCATCGTTATGTTTATTTAGCAGAGATTCCGTCAACGTGACCATGGGAACACTTCCTGAAGAAGTTCCAGTGCCGGTGTTGCTGGTATTAGTCACACTGCCCATATTTAAGTTACTACCCGAAGTAAAATTTCCCGATGAACCACTACCACCGCTTCCCTCAAAGCATTGAACCGGACTTAGAGTACTGCGTTCATCGGCGGGTGCATTGTAAGTTTGTTCCATTTTAATAGGATCAAACTCTACTGGTGCTGTAACTGGTTTGCTGTTAAAAAAACGTTGCAAATTCTCATTGTAATTTAGTTGATTGTACGAAGGCGGAGTCTCAGTAGAACTTTTACTATCGTAATAGTCATGATGCGGAGATATTTCTCCCAGCATCACAGAATCTCTTTCGGATACTGTTAATTCATTTTCATTGGGCAACTCCAGTTTCAAATCTGTGCGAGAAACTTCATCCATTAAAGTTTCCATAAAGGAGGCTAGAGCTTGACAACGCCTTGAGACCTCTTGTTTGACCGTATCTGAAGGCCTGGAAACTGTTTCTGCTAAAAGTTTAACAATATCTTCTTTTATACGAGCAATGCGAGCTTGAGAGTCTTCCGATAACTTGGGCTTTGTATTGGGTGGTGGTTCAAAAACATGAACATTTTTGGGTCCTGTTTTGTGTGGATTTCGgaataaaaaccaaatataaaatttataaaagtaaaacattaaTCTATATAGTGCTTTATAAGTACCTTGAAATACCCGGTGATGTCCGATAACAAATTCCAATTTTCTAGACCAAGGATTAACAAAACTAGTCCACTCAGTTTCGAGCAGAGCATAACAACCATTTTGTATAAGAAACCGATAAGGTTTACTGCAAAATGATGCACCAGCCGTTTGACCTTTTTTCATTACAGTCTCATAGATTTCCTTTAAAACAATAAGATCTTCATGATGATAAAAATCAAGTATTGAACGACCTATAAGATCCTGAGGTAAATAACCCAATGCCGATACTGCTGCACTATCCACATGTGAAATTATACCCGTAGCAGTGTGACGAATAGTAAATTTAGCACTTTTATGAGAAAGTAACTCATCCGATACTAAAAATTTAGAGAATTTATTATCCTTACATTCGTTCGATTAAATCTATAACCACCCACCTTTGTAAGCACTTTTAATTGGCGTGGCACATATAACCAACAACATATTGGTGCCACTTGGTAAATAGTTATCAGAACGAGCCTCTTCCGGTGCTTCGCGGAATGTCAATCCCAAACGAAATGGTTCATAATTAACCGAACGACCTATAACTCCATAACCACCAGACTTAAGCCCCCGATAACGTCTTAGCATAACGCAAAATGTACTACGGGCATCTTTTGGCATACTACTGCGTGATTCGGCTATTGGTATTCCAGTGGTTATTTGACTTGCAAATGTAGCTCGATCTTTGGTATGAACAAAGTCAATGAATGATCGCCCTAGCCACATATCTCGTGGAAAACCGAGGACATCTGTGATACTGGGTGTAGTATAAAGAACAATGCCATCGTGCATTGAAATGACACAACAAAAGCTAtcctattttaagaaaataaaaaaatatattatcactgtttttataaaataaaatgtatatacatttaccTCCTTAAATTTGTCTGTTTTGCCTGAGGATTCTAATTTTCCTGGCGCCGATTCACAAGTTTTTTCCGATTTAACTCCTTGCTGTGTGGTGGCTAAAGgcgaaaataaatttgtttaaatatatttaagataaCTAATAGTATGATCTCTAAAGAGTGATTAACATttgaaaactataataaaaactgAAGGTGACTCGTATAGATTAAATTGCTTAGCATACCTGATAATGGAGATGGTGTTGGAAATTGCAATAATGATTTCTCAGATTTGGGTTCACTAGATTCTTTTTCCAAATTCTCTTTATTATCTTTTTGTCGGCTAGTTTGAGCTAAAACGTTTCTTGAAAGTTTTGAGatcaattcttaaaaaatattttacttgacCTACTCATTGTTATGTCATTAATATCGACTTTTTCCTCATCTTGGACTTCATTTGTTTTGGCAACATCTTCTtgattttctaaaacatttgtAGCGGTACTGGTGGAACACTTAAGCTTCTTCTTCTTGCGAGACTTATCTTTGACACGCTTATTGAGATGTATTTCACTGCTGGGGAAAATACAttagaattataaataaaaactggttaaataaatatttagtaccGCACCTGCTGGTTTGTGTAGAAGGTTTACCGCCATAACCACTACTTCCCGATGAATGACTTCCACTTAGGCGAGATTTTGAGCTTccactaaaaaaaaacatgttaaacaTTAATTGTTATCTAGATTTTGAGAGAGTTATCTAAAAGTATTTGGGAACAGTTTTACACTTCACCCTAAGGAATCATTTTTTCAAACcccattataattattatttttatctgtatgtatgtataccttCTTTGAGATTGGCTGTTACTGCAACTATTTGAATATGCTGAATCTGAAACTTTTGTATTATGAGTTGACTCCGTGGATTCTCCTTccattttgtattgatttttttaggtttttacttttaaagttttcctattttttcttaaatatcacttaaaattcgctttaaattttgtaaatgtctcttatttactttcttttttaaattgtaattaatttgtgTTGCTATAGTTTGTCGTTATTTAACTCTTGAACTATTAGATTTATCTGAAAAAGAGAAATTGATTACATAGTTTTGAATACTTGGTATATTTTTAGACAAATAAcgattataaataatatgtttgttAATTTAAGAAAGTCTTTGTTACAGCTCCAGACAAATTCCGTTTAACTGATAACATTTTTCTGCCTCTTACGCAACgaacttttacattttattgacGTAAATGATGTTTAATTATTGCATTTCCTTTAGGATATTAAACATCAAATAATAGGTCGCCTAAGGTTTTATTAGTcttatgttaaaaatcaaaGAGTATGATTATTTTATGTAACACGTACAAAATAACATATTAGTTAAGTAACCATGAAAAAGACTTcattacttaataaaaaaagggTCTCTAGATCCCATGTAAGGcgtcttcaaaaatatttattaggtCAAATTTACAATAggccaaaaattgtaaatttaaaatgtttttattaaacatacaaatttcATTCTTTATCATTTATGTCGGATTTTACTTCATTTCCTATatatttatactctacaccactttagtggggagggtatattgggtttgtgctgatgtttgtagcgCACAATAagattggtcctatacccaccttaaagtattccaATTGGATCAGATTCCTTTTCTGAGTCcatccatgtaaagcttgttatcaaactacaggttgcaatttcgaagataatgaaatttggtagatgatcttctattgtcccagggacgaagcctattgaaaatggttaagatcagctcattatttcacctaggccccatacaactgaacccccgaatagagcttataaaccttgtaatcaaactaatggtcgcaattttggatcttctgtggtaccgtagacgaagcctattgaaaaggGTTCATTATGGTTCTTtattcacttagcccccatacaactgaaccccgaaAAGAGCATAACttccatactagccttgatgaccctcatgaactttataattatagggccttatttgaccctagcccctatcaaaattttacttaaatatccacaattttattaataataataaataaatgactgaactatatctgaggcaaggtacaattcaactatGTGATTTATTACGAAAACTAAaccacattttattcgtatactggtgtagggtattatatggtcggcctcgtccgacaataacctcttacttgttatgtatgtatttatccCCTTATTATGTCGATTTTCAAAGTGGACGTTAAAAATCTCTTGAAagagaattttgaaaatgagcactaatatttttaactttttaaaacttaactGAGTCAAATTcggtaaaaatatatacatatgtatattaatatacatacatatatacatacatatacttataaCCAAATTATCAGCTCGACATCCTTCTAagttcaatttaatatttacatcaATTTCATATATTGGTCCAATATTAGGCATGACGCCAAGATAATTCGTTG is part of the Lucilia cuprina isolate Lc7/37 chromosome 3, ASM2204524v1, whole genome shotgun sequence genome and harbors:
- the LOC111688808 gene encoding period circadian protein isoform X4 codes for the protein MEGESTESTHNTKVSDSAYSNSCSNSQSQRSGSSKSRLSGSHSSGSSGYGGKPSTQTSSSEIHLNKRVKDKSRKKKKLKCSTSTATNVLENQEDVAKTNEVQDEEKVDINDITMTQTSRQKDNKENLEKESSEPKSEKSLLQFPTPSPLSATTQQGVKSEKTCESAPGKLESSGKTDKFKEDSFCCVISMHDGIVLYTTPSITDVLGFPRDMWLGRSFIDFVHTKDRATFASQITTGIPIAESRSSMPKDARSTFCVMLRRYRGLKSGGYGVIGRSVNYEPFRLGLTFREAPEEARSDNYLPSGTNMLLVICATPIKSAYKVSDELLSHKSAKFTIRHTATGIISHVDSAAVSALGYLPQDLIGRSILDFYHHEDLIVLKEIYETVMKKGQTAGASFCSKPYRFLIQNGCYALLETEWTSFVNPWSRKLEFVIGHHRVFQGPKNVHVFEPPPNTKPKLSEDSQARIARIKEDIVKLLAETVSRPSDTVKQEVSRRCQALASFMETLMDEVSRTDLKLELPNENELTVSERDSVMLGEISPHHDYYDSKSSTETPPSYNQLNYNENLQRFFNSKPVTAPVEFDPIKMEQTYNAPADERSTLSPVQCFEGSGGSGSSGNFTSGSNLNMGSVTNTSNTGTGTSSGSVPMVTLTESLLNKHNDEMEKFMLKKHRESRGRSGEKNKKNSEKIMEYTGPGHGIKRVGSHSWEGDANKPKQQHTNLMDIQREYTDHHNQPSSSNKIFNNLQTTLGANALTIPYAGGLSCSRNVNLWPPFSVGLTTPTSHTAQIAQSSFTPQHSLFPTFYYIPATAAAAAAAAANQVQKRSPAEIPSTSSQALPLQYMAGVMYPHPSLFYTHPAAATAMMYQPVSFSNIASTINLAPEQASSSTDFKTAQTLMVAPTTTKPQQQGAFHSITPSQLQRPSSQATSVKAEPGSNMPNTDSNGNSDDMDGSSFSSFYSSFIKTTDGSDSPQENDTSKDSKQRTFNVQAAEKLMENAEEDQTQHGDG
- the LOC111688808 gene encoding period circadian protein isoform X1, whose amino-acid sequence is MEGESTESTHNTKVSDSAYSNSCSNSQSQRSGSSKSRLSGSHSSGSSGYGGKPSTQTSSSEIHLNKRVKDKSRKKKKLKCSTSTATNVLENQEDVAKTNEVQDEEKVDINDITMTQTSRQKDNKENLEKESSEPKSEKSLLQFPTPSPLSATTQQGVKSEKTCESAPGKLESSGKTDKFKEDSFCCVISMHDGIVLYTTPSITDVLGFPRDMWLGRSFIDFVHTKDRATFASQITTGIPIAESRSSMPKDARSTFCVMLRRYRGLKSGGYGVIGRSVNYEPFRLGLTFREAPEEARSDNYLPSGTNMLLVICATPIKSAYKVSDELLSHKSAKFTIRHTATGIISHVDSAAVSALGYLPQDLIGRSILDFYHHEDLIVLKEIYETVMKKGQTAGASFCSKPYRFLIQNGCYALLETEWTSFVNPWSRKLEFVIGHHRVFQGPKNVHVFEPPPNTKPKLSEDSQARIARIKEDIVKLLAETVSRPSDTVKQEVSRRCQALASFMETLMDEVSRTDLKLELPNENELTVSERDSVMLGEISPHHDYYDSKSSTETPPSYNQLNYNENLQRFFNSKPVTAPVEFDPIKMEQTYNAPADERSTLSPVQCFEGSGGSGSSGNFTSGSNLNMGSVTNTSNTGTGTSSGSVPMVTLTESLLNKHNDEMEKFMLKKHRESRGRSGEKNKKNSEKIMEYTGPGHGIKRVGSHSWEGDANKPKQQHTNLMDIQREYTDHHNQPSSSNKIFNNLQTTLGANALTIPYAGGLSCSRNVNLWPPFSVGLTTPTSHTAQIAQSSFTPQHSLFPTFYYIPATAAAAAAAAANQVQKRSPAEIPSTSSQALPLQYMAGVMYPHPSLFYTHPAAATAMMYQPVSFSNIASTINLAPEQASSSTDFKTAQTLMVAPTTTKPQQQGAFHSITPSQLQRPSSQATSVKAEPGSNMAPSDSSKKGIADSPIASVMGDYVSDQHNANSLKPNTDSNGNSDDMDGSSFSSFYSSFIKTTDGSDSPQENDTSKDSKQRTFNVQAAEKLMENAEEDQTQHGDG
- the LOC111688808 gene encoding period circadian protein isoform X2, with the protein product MEGESTESTHNTKVSDSAYSNSCSNSQSQRSGSSKSRLSGSHSSGSSGYGGKPSTQTSSEIHLNKRVKDKSRKKKKLKCSTSTATNVLENQEDVAKTNEVQDEEKVDINDITMTQTSRQKDNKENLEKESSEPKSEKSLLQFPTPSPLSATTQQGVKSEKTCESAPGKLESSGKTDKFKEDSFCCVISMHDGIVLYTTPSITDVLGFPRDMWLGRSFIDFVHTKDRATFASQITTGIPIAESRSSMPKDARSTFCVMLRRYRGLKSGGYGVIGRSVNYEPFRLGLTFREAPEEARSDNYLPSGTNMLLVICATPIKSAYKVSDELLSHKSAKFTIRHTATGIISHVDSAAVSALGYLPQDLIGRSILDFYHHEDLIVLKEIYETVMKKGQTAGASFCSKPYRFLIQNGCYALLETEWTSFVNPWSRKLEFVIGHHRVFQGPKNVHVFEPPPNTKPKLSEDSQARIARIKEDIVKLLAETVSRPSDTVKQEVSRRCQALASFMETLMDEVSRTDLKLELPNENELTVSERDSVMLGEISPHHDYYDSKSSTETPPSYNQLNYNENLQRFFNSKPVTAPVEFDPIKMEQTYNAPADERSTLSPVQCFEGSGGSGSSGNFTSGSNLNMGSVTNTSNTGTGTSSGSVPMVTLTESLLNKHNDEMEKFMLKKHRESRGRSGEKNKKNSEKIMEYTGPGHGIKRVGSHSWEGDANKPKQQHTNLMDIQREYTDHHNQPSSSNKIFNNLQTTLGANALTIPYAGGLSCSRNVNLWPPFSVGLTTPTSHTAQIAQSSFTPQHSLFPTFYYIPATAAAAAAAAANQVQKRSPAEIPSTSSQALPLQYMAGVMYPHPSLFYTHPAAATAMMYQPVSFSNIASTINLAPEQASSSTDFKTAQTLMVAPTTTKPQQQGAFHSITPSQLQRPSSQATSVKAEPGSNMAPSDSSKKGIADSPIASVMGDYVSDQHNANSLKPNTDSNGNSDDMDGSSFSSFYSSFIKTTDGSDSPQENDTSKDSKQRTFNVQAAEKLMENAEEDQTQHGDG
- the LOC111688808 gene encoding period circadian protein isoform X3, with product MEGESTESTHNTKVSDSAYSNSCSNSQSQRSGSSKSRLSGSHSSGSSGYGGKPSTQTSSSEIHLNKRVKDKSRKKKKLKCSTSTATNVLENQEDVAKTNEVQDEEKVDINDITMTQTSRQKDNKENLEKESSEPKSEKSLLQFPTPSPLSATTQQGVKSEKTCESAPGKLESSGKTDKFKEDSFCCVISMHDGIVLYTTPSITDVLGFPRDMWLGRSFIDFVHTKDRATFASQITTGIPIAESRSSMPKDARSTFCVMLRRYRGLKSGGYGVIGRSVNYEPFRLGLTFREAPEEARSDNYLPSGTNMLLVICATPIKSAYKVSDELLSHKSAKFTIRHTATGIISHVDSAAVSALGYLPQDLIGRSILDFYHHEDLIVLKEIYETVMKKGQTAGASFCSKPYRFLIQNGCYALLETEWTSFVNPWSRKLEFVIGHHRVFQGPKNVHVFEPPPNTKPKLSEDSQARIARIKEDIVKLLAETVSRPSDTVKQEVSRRCQALASFMETLMDEVSRTDLKLELPNENELTVSERDSVMLGEISPHHDYYDSKSSTETPPSYNQLNYNENLQRFFNSKPVTAPVEFDPIKMEQTYNAPADERSTLSPVQCFEGSGGSGSSGNFTSGSNLNMGSVTNTSNTGTGTSSGSVPMVTLTESLLNKHNDEMEKFMLKKHRESRGRSGEKNKKNSEKIMEYTGPGHGIKRVGSHSWEGDANKPKQQHTNLMDIQREYTDHHNQPSSSNKIFNNLQTTLGANALTIPYAGGLSCSRNVNLWPPFSVGLTTPTSHTAQIAQSSFTPQHSLFPTFYYIPATAAAAAAAAANQVQKRSPAEIPSTSSQALPLQYMAGVMYPHPSLFYTHPAAATAMMYQPVSFSNIASTINLAPEQAQTLMVAPTTTKPQQQGAFHSITPSQLQRPSSQATSVKAEPGSNMAPSDSSKKGIADSPIASVMGDYVSDQHNANSLKPNTDSNGNSDDMDGSSFSSFYSSFIKTTDGSDSPQENDTSKDSKQRTFNVQAAEKLMENAEEDQTQHGDG